Proteins encoded together in one Pongo abelii isolate AG06213 chromosome 8, NHGRI_mPonAbe1-v2.0_pri, whole genome shotgun sequence window:
- the IFIT5 gene encoding interferon-induced protein with tetratricopeptide repeats 5 (The RefSeq protein has 2 substitutions compared to this genomic sequence), with translation MSEIPKDTLKAILLELECHFTWNLLKEDIDLFEVEDTIGQQLEFLTTKSRLALYNLLAYVKHLKGQNKDALDCLEQAEEIIQQEHSDKEEVRSLVTWGNYAWVYYHMDQLEEAQKYTGKIGNVCKKLSSPSNYKLECPETDCEKGWALLKFGGKYYRKAKAAFEKALEVEPDNPEFNIGYAITVYRLDDSDREGSVKSFSLGPLRKAVTLNPDNGYIKVFLALKLQDVHAEAEGEKYIEEILDQISSQPYVLRYAAKFYRRKNSWNKALELLKKALEVTPTSSFLHHQMGLCYRAQMIQIKKATHNRPKGKDKLKVDELISSAIFHFKAAMERDSMFAFAYTDLANMYAEGGQYSNAEDIFRKALCLEHITDDHKHQIHYHYGRFQEFHRKSENTAIHHYLEALKVKDRSPLRTKLTSAVKKLATKRLCHNALDVQSLSALGFVYKLEGEKRQAAEYYEKAQKIDPENAEFLTALCELRLSI, from the exons ATGAG TGAAATTCCTAAGGACACCTTGAAGGCCCTTCTGTTGGAGTTAGAATGTCATTTTACATGGAATTTACTTAAGGAAGACATTGATCTGTTTGAGGTGGAAGATACAATTGGGCAACAGCTTGAATTTCTTACCACAAAATCTAGACTTGCTCTTTATAACCTATTGGCCTATGTGAAACACCTAAAAGGCCAAAATAAAGACGCCCTTGACTGCTTggaacaagcagaagaaataatccaGCAAGAACACTCAGACAAAGAAGAAGTACGAAGCCTGGTCACTTGGGGAAACTATGCCTGGGTGTATTATCACATGGACCAGCTTGAAGAAGCTCAGAAGTATACAGGTAAGATAGGGAATGTCTGCAAGAAATTGTCCAGTCCTTCTAACTACAAGTTGGAGTGTCCTGAGACTGACTGTGAGAAAGGGTGGGCACTCTTGAAATTTGGAGGAAAGTATTATCGAAAGGCTAAAGCGGCTTTTGAGAAGGCTCTGGAAGTGGAGCCTGACAATCCAGAATTTAACATCGGCTATGCTATCACAGTGTATCGGCTGGACGATTCTGATAGAGAAGGGTCTGTAAAGAGCTTTTCTCTGGGGCCTTTGAGAAAGGCTGTTACCCTGAACCCAGATAACAGCTACATTAAGGTTTTTCTGGCACTGAAGCTTCAAGATGTACATGCAGAAGCTGAAGGGGAAAAGTATATTGAAGAAATCCTGGACCAAATATCATCCCAGCCTTACGTCCTTCGTTATGCAGCCAAGTTCTATAGGAGAAAAAATTCCTGGAACAAAGCTCTCGAACTTTTAAAAAAGGCCTTGGAGGTGACACCAACTTCTTCTTTCCTGCATCACCAGATGGGACTTTGCTACAGGGCACAAATGATCCAAATCAAGAAGGCCACACACAACAGACCTAAAGGAAAGGATAAACTAAAGGTTGATGAGCTGATTTCATCTgctatatttcatttcaaagcagcCATGGAACGAGACTCTATGTTTGCATTTGCCTACAcagacctggccaacatgtatGCTGAAGGAGGCCAGTATAGCAATGCTGAGGACATTTTCCGGAAAGCTCTTTGTCTGGAGCACATAACCGATGATCACAAACATCAGATCCATTACCACTATGGCCGATTTCAGGAATTTCACCGTAAATCAGAAAATACTGCCATCCATCATTATTTAGAAGCCTTAAAGGTCAAAGACAGATCACCCCTTCGCACCAAACTGACAAGTGCTGTGAAGAAATTGGCTACCAAGAGACTTTGTCACAATGCTTTAGATGTGCAGAGTTTAAGTGCCCTAGGGTTTGTTTACAAGCTGGAAGGAGAAAAGAGGCAAGCTGCTGAGTACTATGAGAAGGCACAAAAGATAGATCCAGAAAATGCAGAATTCCTTACTGCTCTCTGTGAGCTCCGACTTTCCATTTAA